The Verrucomicrobiia bacterium genome has a segment encoding these proteins:
- the pstC gene encoding phosphate ABC transporter permease subunit PstC codes for MEATALQKAQRRPARPAWAIYGEKGLEWIIRVAGVSAIIFVLAIFFFVFREAAPILVSKDFSLSQFLFSTEWYPTSAVNVRYGTLALTVGTFSVTILAMLIAVPFGLGGAIFVSEFCGPKTKEALKIIIELLAAIPSVVWGFIGLTVMSKIIMKLTGAPVGVNMLNGAIILALMSVPIIVSIGEDALKAVPDSYREAGLALGATQWQLVYRVLIPAAKNGLLAAVLLGVGRAVGETMAVLMATGHAVHIPHSILDSVRTLTANIAAELGEAPAGSPHYRVLFLTGVLLFSITFVVNLAADLVVRGIRKKG; via the coding sequence ATGGAAGCAACAGCCCTCCAGAAGGCTCAACGGCGTCCTGCACGTCCGGCCTGGGCCATCTATGGTGAAAAAGGCCTGGAATGGATCATCCGCGTGGCGGGGGTCAGCGCGATCATCTTCGTGCTGGCCATCTTCTTCTTCGTGTTTCGGGAGGCCGCGCCCATTCTGGTGAGCAAGGACTTCAGCCTGTCGCAATTCCTCTTCAGCACGGAGTGGTACCCCACCTCGGCGGTCAATGTGCGCTACGGGACGCTGGCGCTGACGGTGGGCACCTTCAGCGTGACGATTCTGGCCATGCTCATTGCCGTGCCGTTTGGGCTGGGCGGGGCCATTTTTGTCAGTGAGTTTTGCGGCCCCAAGACCAAGGAGGCATTGAAGATTATCATCGAGCTGCTGGCGGCCATCCCCAGCGTGGTGTGGGGATTCATCGGGCTGACGGTGATGAGCAAGATCATCATGAAACTCACCGGCGCACCGGTGGGCGTGAACATGCTCAACGGCGCCATCATCCTGGCGCTGATGAGTGTGCCCATCATTGTTTCGATCGGCGAGGACGCGCTCAAGGCGGTGCCGGACAGTTACCGGGAAGCCGGGCTGGCCTTGGGGGCCACACAGTGGCAATTGGTGTACCGGGTGTTGATTCCCGCGGCCAAGAACGGCCTGCTGGCGGCGGTGCTGCTCGGCGTGGGCCGGGCCGTGGGTGAGACAATGGCGGTGCTCATGGCCACGGGCCATGCCGTGCACATTCCCCACAGCATTCTGGATTCGGTGCGCACGCTGACTGCCAACATTGCCGCCGAACTGGGCGAGGCCCCGGCCGGTTCGCCGCACTACCGGGTGCTGTTTTTGACCGGGGTGCTGTTGTTCAGCATCACCTTCGTGGTCAACCTGGCCGCGGACCTCGTGGTGCGCGGCATTCGCAAGAAAGGTTGA